In Streptomyces dangxiongensis, one DNA window encodes the following:
- a CDS encoding maleylpyruvate isomerase family mycothiol-dependent enzyme, translating to MTERRQQMATTSNAGHPLPYDTYREEIERETRRFADAVRGADPAGAVPSCPDWTLAELARHVGSLQRWFCTLLSRRVQEFPRSRDVELGLPDDPRDYPDWVTAGVPDVAAVLRDTAPDAPMWTWGEDRHARFWARRMLFETLVHRVDAERAVGRETAVDPVLAADGVDEFLANLPYAGLFAPAVTKLRGDGETIAFRCTGAAGEEWRVRLEPVGIRLLSGGVAESGPDTAAVRGQAADLLLLLYGRRSYQETVFDVSGDATVLDRWFDHTAF from the coding sequence GTGACAGAACGGCGGCAGCAGATGGCGACGACGAGCAACGCGGGACATCCCCTGCCGTACGACACCTACCGTGAGGAGATCGAGCGGGAGACCCGCCGGTTCGCCGACGCGGTGCGCGGCGCCGACCCCGCGGGTGCCGTGCCCTCCTGCCCCGACTGGACACTGGCTGAGCTCGCCCGGCACGTGGGCTCGCTGCAGCGCTGGTTCTGCACCCTGCTGTCCCGGCGCGTGCAGGAGTTTCCCCGCAGCCGGGACGTGGAGCTGGGGCTGCCCGACGACCCGCGGGACTACCCCGACTGGGTGACGGCTGGGGTGCCCGACGTGGCGGCCGTGCTGCGGGACACAGCCCCCGACGCGCCGATGTGGACATGGGGCGAGGACCGGCATGCGCGGTTCTGGGCGCGCCGGATGCTGTTCGAGACGCTGGTGCACCGGGTGGACGCGGAGCGTGCCGTCGGCCGGGAGACGGCCGTCGACCCGGTGTTGGCGGCGGACGGAGTGGACGAGTTCTTGGCGAACCTGCCGTACGCGGGGCTTTTCGCGCCTGCGGTGACGAAGCTGCGCGGCGACGGCGAGACGATCGCGTTCCGGTGCACGGGTGCGGCCGGTGAGGAATGGCGGGTGCGGCTGGAGCCGGTCGGTATCCGGCTGCTGTCCGGCGGGGTTGCCGAGTCCGGGCCGGACACGGCGGCGGTGCGGGGGCAGGCGGCGGACCTTCTGCTGCTGCTCTACGGCCGACGGTCGTACCAGGAGACGGTCTTCGACGTCTCGGGGGACGCCACGGTCCTCGACCGCTGGTTCGACCACACGGCCTTCTGA
- a CDS encoding DUF2182 domain-containing protein → MTGRLITVRRKAAPAGLLLVASAAAWVWVVTRQGGMQMVPGTMGLGLPAFLAVWTLMMAAMMLPATALVAALYARTMTVRRAPRMAAFTVAYLLVWAAAGLPAYGLAVGLGRAGHLPAGAGTVVAAAVFAINGAYQLTPLKDRCLARCRSPIWLVLRYTSYPGRSRDVRAGGHHGAFCLGCCWSLMVLLAVFGVMNLWAMVVLTGVITTEKLAPGGRLVARAVGIASIALAAVVFWVPAVAPGLTGSGMTRM, encoded by the coding sequence GTGACCGGTCGGCTGATCACTGTCCGCCGCAAGGCGGCCCCCGCCGGACTGCTGCTGGTCGCGTCGGCTGCCGCCTGGGTCTGGGTGGTGACGCGTCAAGGCGGTATGCAGATGGTTCCGGGCACCATGGGCCTGGGGCTGCCCGCCTTTCTGGCTGTGTGGACGCTGATGATGGCGGCGATGATGCTGCCCGCCACGGCCCTCGTCGCCGCGCTGTACGCACGCACCATGACCGTGCGCCGGGCGCCGCGCATGGCGGCTTTCACGGTGGCCTATCTGCTCGTCTGGGCTGCGGCCGGGTTGCCGGCGTACGGGCTGGCCGTCGGCCTGGGCCGGGCCGGGCACCTTCCCGCCGGAGCGGGGACCGTGGTGGCCGCGGCCGTGTTCGCGATCAACGGCGCCTACCAACTCACGCCACTCAAAGACCGCTGCCTGGCCCGATGCCGCTCGCCGATCTGGCTGGTGCTGCGCTACACCTCGTATCCGGGGCGCTCGCGTGATGTGCGTGCCGGAGGCCATCACGGAGCCTTCTGCCTGGGCTGCTGCTGGTCGCTGATGGTGCTCCTGGCCGTGTTCGGTGTAATGAACCTGTGGGCCATGGTGGTCCTGACGGGCGTGATCACCACGGAGAAGCTGGCTCCGGGCGGCCGTCTCGTGGCCCGCGCCGTGGGCATCGCCTCGATCGCCCTGGCTGCCGTCGTCTTCTGGGTCCCGGCGGTGGCACCGGGCCTCACCGGTAGCGGTATGACCAGGATGTGA
- a CDS encoding DUF1326 domain-containing protein, with amino-acid sequence MPWNMNGTYLESCNCDAVCPCTTSGLTAPADHERCQVTLAFHVESGNVDGVDVSDRSVAVFIDAPRVMAEGDWQVALYLDASADDGQAESLGKVFSGRAGGPMAALTPLIGDVLGVERVPITYRDDGRRHAAQVGDAIDIEIEDQVAPQFGEDGPVMSLTGMFHPANSTLTIARSTRATGDGVYGRTWDFSGGNGHSAPFSWSA; translated from the coding sequence ATGCCCTGGAACATGAACGGCACGTACCTGGAGAGCTGCAACTGCGACGCGGTGTGCCCCTGCACCACCTCGGGCCTGACCGCACCGGCCGACCACGAGCGCTGCCAGGTGACCTTGGCGTTCCACGTGGAGAGCGGGAACGTGGACGGCGTGGACGTCTCCGACCGCAGCGTCGCCGTCTTCATCGACGCGCCCCGGGTGATGGCCGAGGGCGACTGGCAGGTGGCTCTCTACCTCGACGCCTCGGCCGACGACGGCCAGGCGGAGTCCCTGGGCAAGGTCTTCTCCGGCCGAGCCGGCGGGCCGATGGCGGCGCTCACTCCGCTCATCGGCGATGTCCTCGGCGTGGAGCGGGTTCCCATCACCTACCGCGACGACGGCCGCCGTCACGCCGCGCAGGTGGGCGACGCCATCGACATCGAGATCGAAGACCAGGTCGCCCCGCAGTTCGGCGAGGACGGTCCGGTCATGAGCCTCACCGGCATGTTCCACCCGGCGAACAGCACGCTGACCATTGCCCGGTCCACCCGGGCGACGGGCGACGGCGTGTACGGCCGGACCTGGGACTTCTCCGGCGGCAACGGGCACTCCGCGCCTTTTAGCTGGTCCGCGTGA
- a CDS encoding DIP1984 family protein, with translation MKLAEALAERAEATRRVEQLRARVVSSARYQEGETPAEDAAQLLAEAGEVLNALETLIRRINRTNATVEMGPDGPLTDALARRDVLRSRHSVVTAAADAAAGQGERGYGRQLRSELMMLSALPVAELRGQADALAREIREVDVRIQRTNWEVDLLD, from the coding sequence GTGAAGCTTGCTGAGGCACTGGCAGAACGCGCGGAGGCGACACGCCGTGTAGAACAGCTGCGAGCACGCGTCGTCAGCAGTGCGCGCTACCAGGAGGGGGAGACACCCGCCGAGGATGCAGCTCAGCTATTGGCCGAGGCTGGTGAGGTGCTGAACGCTCTGGAAACGCTGATCCGGCGAATCAACCGGACCAATGCCACCGTGGAGATGGGTCCGGACGGCCCGCTCACCGATGCCCTCGCACGCCGGGACGTCCTGCGGTCGCGTCACTCCGTGGTCACCGCAGCGGCGGACGCGGCGGCCGGTCAGGGCGAGCGGGGATACGGCCGGCAGCTTCGGTCCGAGTTGATGATGCTTTCCGCGCTTCCGGTCGCGGAACTGCGCGGTCAGGCGGATGCACTTGCCCGAGAGATCCGCGAGGTCGATGTACGGATCCAGCGTACGAACTGGGAGGTCGATCTGCTGGACTGA
- a CDS encoding PIG-L family deacetylase, which translates to MADRPLTLMAVHAHPDDEATGTGGVLARYAAEGIRTVLVTCTDGGCGDGPGGVKPGDPGHDPAAVALMRRKELEASCDVLKVSDLEMLDYADSGMVGWPSNDAPGSFWQTPVQEGATRLAELMRYYRPDVVVTYDENGFYGHPDHIQAHRITMAALEMTALAPKVYWTTMPRSMMRRFGEIMREFHEDMPEPDPAEAAAMAEIGLPDDEITTWVDTIAFSGQKFDALAAHASQGENIFFLKMGKERFGELMGMETFVRVQDATGAAVPENDLFAGLR; encoded by the coding sequence ATGGCTGACCGGCCCTTGACGCTCATGGCAGTACACGCCCACCCCGATGACGAGGCCACCGGAACCGGAGGGGTTCTCGCGCGGTACGCGGCGGAAGGCATCCGCACGGTACTCGTGACGTGTACCGACGGCGGTTGTGGTGACGGACCGGGGGGTGTCAAGCCGGGTGATCCCGGGCACGATCCGGCGGCGGTCGCGTTGATGCGTCGTAAAGAACTCGAGGCGAGCTGTGACGTGCTGAAGGTCAGCGATCTGGAGATGCTGGACTATGCCGACTCCGGGATGGTGGGCTGGCCGAGCAACGACGCCCCCGGGTCCTTCTGGCAGACCCCCGTGCAGGAAGGCGCGACCCGACTGGCGGAACTCATGCGGTACTACCGACCTGATGTGGTCGTCACCTACGACGAGAACGGTTTCTACGGTCACCCCGACCACATTCAGGCCCATCGCATCACGATGGCGGCGCTGGAGATGACCGCGCTGGCACCGAAGGTGTACTGGACCACGATGCCCCGCTCGATGATGCGGCGGTTCGGCGAGATCATGCGCGAGTTTCATGAGGACATGCCGGAGCCGGATCCTGCCGAGGCCGCCGCGATGGCCGAGATCGGCCTCCCCGACGATGAGATCACCACGTGGGTGGACACCATCGCGTTCAGCGGTCAGAAGTTCGACGCGTTGGCCGCGCACGCCAGTCAGGGCGAGAACATCTTCTTCCTCAAGATGGGCAAGGAGAGGTTCGGCGAGTTGATGGGCATGGAGACCTTCGTACGCGTCCAGGACGCCACCGGTGCGGCCGTACCCGAGAACGATCTCTTCGCCGGGCTGCGCTGA
- a CDS encoding winged helix domain-containing protein: MVDVGEDVVTLSAAASMFEFALAAEAVLRPLVAGRTVDLAGLAETAGLDVEDVAVLLQELVAGQAPTVGSLL, translated from the coding sequence GTGGTGGACGTCGGCGAGGACGTGGTGACGCTGTCCGCCGCCGCGAGCATGTTCGAGTTCGCCCTCGCAGCGGAGGCAGTGCTGCGCCCGCTGGTCGCCGGCCGCACCGTGGACCTCGCCGGACTCGCGGAAACAGCCGGCCTGGATGTCGAGGACGTCGCCGTGCTGCTCCAGGAGCTCGTCGCCGGGCAGGCCCCGACGGTGGGGAGCCTGCTGTGA
- a CDS encoding PD40 domain-containing protein produces the protein MLTACGGGAADGGSGARAEGSGDGKKTADVKSASLAQSGSLTVAYCHEIPNGNSDPVYGLTLRSYSAKNGAVVGERSVVLPSDVEPETVCEEGSFRSLATFAFNKDMSLIAGITDAGETARAGAYDLTTGKEVSPPDPDAFTERATNKGVAFHPTTGLLWYDESDHESDDEGFGSRDARAGYSTEKHLNVSQAAAVVTQDAATTSTALAANAWPQAVTPSGDVAADLSDTPAYGPMLALYRVTSDGGSSGGYKLTDLTTKGLDGRETCAPTFWRDATTLVCGMQQITLASDYSRVVKNEDLVPANDRDNRTPVPSPDGKSFAFLSSGEGEKLTLYRGDLSSIGAQPVKVADLEPPLDGSDDHLATLVRWN, from the coding sequence GTGCTTACCGCGTGCGGTGGTGGCGCGGCAGACGGAGGAAGCGGAGCGAGGGCCGAGGGAAGCGGGGACGGCAAGAAGACCGCAGACGTCAAGTCGGCGTCGCTGGCCCAGTCGGGCAGCCTGACGGTGGCCTACTGCCACGAGATACCCAACGGGAACAGCGATCCCGTGTACGGGCTCACGCTGCGCTCGTACTCCGCGAAGAACGGCGCTGTGGTCGGGGAGCGGAGCGTCGTGCTGCCGAGCGATGTCGAGCCGGAGACGGTGTGTGAAGAAGGCAGTTTTCGCAGCCTGGCCACCTTCGCCTTCAACAAGGACATGAGCCTGATCGCCGGCATCACGGATGCGGGCGAGACTGCCCGGGCTGGGGCCTACGACCTCACCACCGGGAAAGAAGTCTCCCCGCCAGACCCGGACGCCTTCACCGAACGGGCGACGAACAAGGGAGTTGCCTTCCACCCCACCACCGGGCTCCTTTGGTACGACGAGAGCGACCACGAGAGTGACGACGAGGGTTTCGGCTCGCGCGACGCGCGAGCCGGTTACTCGACCGAGAAGCACCTGAATGTCTCTCAGGCCGCCGCCGTCGTCACTCAGGACGCCGCCACCACCTCCACGGCTCTTGCGGCGAACGCCTGGCCGCAGGCAGTTACCCCCAGCGGCGATGTCGCCGCCGACCTGTCGGACACCCCGGCCTACGGCCCGATGCTTGCGCTGTACCGCGTGACATCGGACGGCGGGTCCAGCGGCGGCTACAAGCTGACCGATCTCACCACCAAGGGCCTGGACGGTCGGGAGACTTGCGCGCCGACTTTCTGGCGGGATGCCACCACCCTGGTCTGCGGCATGCAGCAGATCACCCTCGCGTCCGACTACTCCAGAGTCGTGAAGAACGAGGACCTGGTCCCCGCCAACGACCGCGACAACCGCACGCCGGTCCCGTCGCCGGACGGCAAGAGCTTTGCCTTCCTCTCCAGTGGCGAGGGCGAGAAGCTCACGCTCTACCGGGGTGACCTCTCCTCCATCGGCGCTCAGCCCGTCAAGGTCGCAGACCTGGAACCGCCCCTGGACGGCTCTGACGACCACCTGGCAACGCTGGTCCGCTGGAACTGA
- a CDS encoding SH3 domain-containing protein, with protein sequence MKAGASRPTTRSGAPAAVVGTSAREKTYVKGYQVRTGPGTKYGSLGLILKYDGVEVRCKARTAGWMRVYVLNGQREGRTGWTAGKYIHD encoded by the coding sequence GTGAAGGCCGGAGCGAGCCGGCCGACCACGCGCTCGGGCGCTCCCGCGGCCGTCGTCGGCACTTCGGCCCGCGAGAAGACGTACGTCAAGGGCTACCAGGTTCGGACGGGCCCGGGTACGAAGTACGGTTCCCTCGGCCTCATCCTCAAGTACGACGGTGTAGAGGTGCGGTGCAAGGCCAGGACGGCCGGCTGGATGCGGGTGTACGTACTGAACGGCCAGAGGGAGGGGCGGACGGGCTGGACGGCCGGCAAGTACATCCACGATTGA
- a CDS encoding transposase: MLAFLHTGITNAASEGTNRVIETIARDAYGFRNPGNQRLRTRCATTRRARGHLGAR, from the coding sequence ATCCTCGCGTTCCTGCACACTGGGATCACCAACGCCGCCTCCGAAGGCACCAACCGGGTCATCGAGACCATCGCCCGCGACGCCTACGGCTTCCGCAACCCCGGCAACCAGCGCTTACGCACCCGCTGCGCGACCACCCGTCGAGCCCGTGGACACCTCGGTGCCCGCTAA
- a CDS encoding class I SAM-dependent methyltransferase has protein sequence MQDIVVDPVAHNRAAWDKCVQEGNEWSRPVSAEDVERARMGDWSIVLIGREPVDRSWLPTDLTGKDVLCLASGGGQQGPILAAAGARVTVFDNSPRQLGQDRMVAARDGLELRTVLGDMRDLSAFGDATFDVVFHPVSNLFVPDLAPVWRECFRVLRPGGTLLVGFLNPDAYLFDHEALDERGELIVVHKLPYSDVTQYSAEERATKFGADAPLEYSHTLTDQIGGQLAAGFVLTGFAEAPHQSNASAQYMSNYFATLAVKPG, from the coding sequence GTGCAGGACATTGTTGTCGACCCCGTTGCCCACAATCGGGCAGCCTGGGACAAGTGTGTCCAAGAGGGCAACGAGTGGTCGAGGCCGGTGAGTGCTGAGGATGTCGAGCGCGCCCGCATGGGCGACTGGTCGATTGTTCTCATCGGGCGTGAGCCAGTCGACCGCTCCTGGCTGCCGACGGACCTGACCGGCAAGGACGTGTTGTGCCTGGCCTCCGGCGGTGGCCAGCAGGGTCCGATCCTCGCCGCCGCAGGGGCGCGGGTCACCGTATTCGACAACTCACCCCGCCAGCTCGGCCAGGACCGGATGGTGGCGGCGCGCGACGGACTCGAGCTGCGCACCGTCCTAGGCGACATGCGCGACCTCAGCGCCTTCGGCGACGCAACATTCGACGTCGTATTCCATCCGGTCTCCAACCTATTCGTACCAGACTTGGCACCGGTGTGGCGTGAGTGCTTCCGCGTCCTGCGACCGGGCGGAACTCTGCTCGTGGGCTTCCTCAACCCTGATGCGTACTTGTTCGACCACGAGGCGCTCGACGAGCGCGGCGAGCTGATCGTCGTGCACAAACTGCCCTACAGCGATGTCACGCAGTACTCCGCCGAGGAACGCGCCACGAAGTTCGGCGCGGATGCCCCTCTTGAATACAGCCACACCCTCACCGACCAGATCGGCGGGCAACTCGCCGCGGGGTTCGTCCTCACCGGCTTCGCGGAAGCGCCGCACCAATCCAACGCATCCGCTCAATACATGTCGAACTATTTTGCGACGCTGGCGGTCAAGCCGGGCTGA
- a CDS encoding pyridoxamine 5'-phosphate oxidase family protein, with protein MERDARVSLTVYDRAEPLRYLEVCGTATVAEDLGRKPAVALAEQYEGPGAGEEYLALPPEVVRVVVRITPLRLVGTFAD; from the coding sequence GTGGAGCGCGACGCGCGGGTCAGCCTGACGGTCTACGACCGGGCCGAGCCGCTGCGATACCTGGAGGTATGCGGTACCGCGACGGTGGCCGAGGACCTGGGTCGGAAGCCGGCGGTCGCACTGGCCGAGCAGTACGAGGGGCCCGGCGCAGGCGAGGAGTACCTGGCACTGCCGCCGGAGGTGGTGCGGGTGGTCGTCAGGATCACCCCGCTGCGGCTGGTCGGCACCTTCGCCGACTGA
- a CDS encoding VOC family protein, producing MDMKLEVVVVPVSDVDRAKGFYTQLGWRLDADIAPDGNFRVVQVTPPGSPASVIFGTSVTSQTPGSAQGLHLVVDDINAAYDELKRLGAGPSEVFHDAGGVFHHAGTDARLPGPDPQRTSYGSFLSFSDPDGNGWFLQEVTTRLPGRLDPATTTFASPADLASALRRAAATHGEHEARIGAEDPNWPDWYAQYMVREQAGTELSS from the coding sequence ATGGACATGAAACTCGAGGTCGTGGTGGTGCCGGTGTCCGACGTCGACCGGGCCAAGGGCTTCTACACGCAATTGGGCTGGAGGCTGGACGCGGACATCGCCCCGGACGGGAACTTCCGGGTGGTGCAGGTGACGCCGCCGGGCTCGCCGGCGTCGGTCATCTTCGGCACCTCGGTCACGTCCCAAACGCCGGGCTCGGCTCAGGGACTGCACCTGGTCGTGGACGACATCAACGCCGCATACGATGAGCTGAAACGGCTCGGCGCTGGGCCGAGCGAGGTGTTCCACGACGCCGGCGGCGTCTTCCACCACGCCGGGACAGACGCCCGGCTGCCGGGGCCGGATCCGCAGCGCACGAGCTACGGCTCGTTCCTGTCCTTCAGCGACCCGGACGGCAACGGCTGGTTCCTCCAGGAGGTCACCACCCGACTCCCGGGACGCCTCGATCCCGCGACCACGACGTTCGCCTCCCCAGCGGACCTGGCGAGCGCGCTGCGCCGCGCCGCGGCCACGCACGGGGAACACGAGGCACGCATCGGTGCGGAGGACCCGAACTGGCCGGACTGGTACGCCCAGTACATGGTGCGTGAGCAGGCCGGGACCGAACTGTCGTCGTGA